One window from the genome of Yamadazyma tenuis chromosome 7, complete sequence encodes:
- the RSB1_3 gene encoding phospholipid-translocating ATPase rsb1 (COG:S; EggNog:ENOG503NWCU), whose product MSIQLTSWTTTPWPSTISTRSVDASYTSGLLATLSEAAKSIETATDVGDLVSLSRVIRGAEASLAIISAENAIATATESSVKAAATKAIFASSVDLEGLFWEYSFFDFRLNRAANIIYLTLFGLLWLYYTSMFSVSRYQWFNVSFFCGYTLEFIGFIGRILAFVDATEINYFLLEFVSLTISPAFIMAGIYFTFGQLVATYGRKYSLLKPLWYTYIFISFDVTSLVIQAIGGGIASAESSENKDTSLGTNIMIAGIVFQVFSMSVFLILWFDFLLRIFFKPEGSPTRTPLSFFRLLFNTRVANQLKITHMDGSYNPKFADLRARPLVNFYPLAITIGTLAIYVRCIYRVVELAQGWSGYLISHEVYLMVLDAAMVAICGLVFTGFHPYFVFGKTNRLKVAHIRNEVDVHRDSQFDDENGLVKESIEKGESRIHDNDNELETL is encoded by the coding sequence ATGTCTATACAGCTCACATCTTGGACTACGACCCCATGGCCTTCCACTATCTCCACTCGGAGTGTGGACGCATCCTACACTAGCGGCCTTCTTGCCACTCTTCTGGAAGCTGCGAAACTGATAGAAACCGCCACCGATGTTGGAGATCTCGTATCGCTCTCAAGAGTGATTCGGGGAGCAGAAGCGTCTTTGGCAATTATATCAGCTGAAAATGCCATTGCTACTGCCACGGAATCTTCAGTTAAAGCAGCAGCTACAAAAGCGATTTTTGCCAGCTCCGTCGACCTTGAAGGTCTCTTTTGGGAGTATAGTTTTTTTGACTTTCGTCTCAATCGGGCTGCCAATATCATATACTTGACATTATTTGggttgttgtggttgtaCTATACGTCAATGTTTTCTGTTTCTCGGTACCAGTGGTTTAATGTGTCATTTTTTTGCGGGTACACCCTCGAATTTATTGGATTTATAGGAAGAATTCTTGCATTTGTTGATGCCACCGAAATCAACTATTTCCTCCTTGAGTTTGTGAGTTTGACAATATCCCCTGCATTTATCATGGCTGGAATATACTTTACGTTCGGTCAATTGGTGGCGACCTATGGCCGGAAGTATTCGTTGCTCAAGCCACTTTGGTACACCTACATATTCATCAGCTTTGATGTCACCTCCTTGGTGATCCAGGCCATTGGAGGAGGTATTGCATCGGCCGAGTCGTCCGAAAACAAAGACACTTCCTTAGGAACAAACATCATGATTGCAGGAATTGTGTTCCAAGTGTTTTCAATGTCAgtgtttttgattttgtggtTCGACTTTCTCTTACGGATATTCTTCAAGCCTGAGGGCCTGCCAACCCGAACTCCTTTGAGTTTCTTCCGCTTGTTGTTCAATACCCGAGTTGCCAACCAACTCAAAATTACTCATATGGATGGTTCATACAATCCGAAATTTGCTGACCTTCGTGCCCGGCCACTCGTCAATTTCTATCCCTtggccatcaccattgGAACCCTTGCTATATACGTGCGGTGTATTTACAGAgtggtggagttggccCAGGGATGGAGTGGATACTTGATTTCCCATGAGGTGTacttgatggtgttggaTGCGGCAATGGTGGCTATTTGTGGCTTGGTGTTTACAGGCTTCCATCCATATTTTGTGTTTGGAAAGACCAACCGCTTGAAGGTTGCCCATATTAGAAATGAGGTCGATGTGCATCGTGATTCACAGTTTGACGACGAGAATGGACTTGTGAAGGAGCTGATAGAGAAAGGTGAAAGTAGGATTCACGATAACGACAACGAATTGGAGACTTTGTGA
- the mak16 gene encoding Protein MAK16 (COG:A; EggNog:ENOG503NVUZ; BUSCO:EOG09264L3W) has product MSDEVIWQVINHQFCAFKIKTDKNQNFCRNEYNVTGLCSRQSCPLANARYATVKNIEGRLYLYMKTAERAHLPSKMWERIKLSKNYSKALEQIDGRLQYWQKFLIHKCKQRLTRLTQVAITERRMAMREDERHYVGVKHKVRRREEKRERKALSAAKIEKAIEQELLERLKSGAYGDKPLNVDDKIWKRILSKMDNQQEDIDEDDDEIDLISGDEDELEDESDVGEIEYVEDDGDDELVDMEDLERWLDDSSEDSESDSEEEEEESKPEAKKRPTTGDSKTRKRPRIEVEYEQEPEAADFQTNIVY; this is encoded by the coding sequence ATGTCTGACGAAGTTATTTGGCAGGTGATAAACCACCAATTCTGTGCATTCAAGATCAAAACCGACAAGAACCAGAATTTCTGTCGTAATGAGTACAACGTAACCGGTTTATGTTCCCGACAATCATGTCCGTTGGCTAATGCCAGGTACGCTACCGTTAAGAATATCGAAGGAAGATTATATCTATATATGAAGACAGCCGAAAGAGCCCATTTGCCTTCAAAGATGTGGGAACGTATcaagttgtccaagaaCTACAGCAAAGCATTGGAGCAAATCGATGGAAGATTACAGTACTGGCAGAAATTTTTGATACACAAGTGTAAACAAAGATTAACCCGATTGACCCAAGTAGCCATCACCGAAAGGCGGATGGCCATGAGAGAAGATGAAAGACATTACGTGGGTGTCAAGCATAAGGTCCggagaagagaagaaaagagagaAAGAAAGGCCTTGAGTGCTGCCAAAATTGAAAAGGCCATCGAACaagaattgttggaaagattgaagagTGGAGCATACGGCGACAAGCCTTTGAATGTCGACGACAAGATCTGGAAGCGGATTTTGAGCAAGATGGACAATCAGCAAGAAGACatcgatgaagatgatgatgaaatcgaCTTGATCAGTGGAGATGAGGATGAACTAGAAGATGAAAGTGACGTGGGAGAAATCGAATAcgttgaagatgatggagatgatgaGTTGGTCGACATGGAGGACTTGGAAAGGTGGTTGGATGATTCAAGTGAAGACAGTGAGAGTGatagtgaagaagaagaagaagaatccaaGCCAGAAGCCAAAAAGAGACCTACCACCGGTGATTCTAAAACCAGAAAAAGGCCTAGAATCGAAGTCGAGTACGAGCAGGAGCCAGAAGCGGCTGATTTCCAAACCAACATTGTATACTAG
- the SCP1 gene encoding calponin (EggNog:ENOG503NXUA; COG:Z), with product MFNSNKTVYSTFDSDLTDSRMSKYHRSEAEVKSWLFSLLAIPQSDIDQYKSLNLDLISILKDGILLCQLGNLLQIPGNPCKKVKNSKMPFVQMENISFFLKTCEMIGVPHDEIFQTVDLFDRKDPYQVIVLLISFSRFANQINSSIPIIGPRVAKIKPPVPNKPVRFRAN from the coding sequence ATGTTCAATTCTAACAAGACCGTGTACAGTACATTTGATCTGGACTTGACCGATTCCCGGATGAGCAAGTATCACAGAAGTGAAGCCGAGGTGAAACTGTGGTTGTTCAGTTTGTTGGCTATTCCCCAATCGGATATTGACCAGTATAAGTCGTTGAACCTTGACTTGATTAGTATACTCAAAGACGGGATATTATTGTGTCAGTTGGGCAATTTGCTACAGATTCCAGGGAATCCGTGCAAGAAAGTTAAGAACAGCAAGATGCCGTTTGTGCAAATGGAAAACATTTCGTTTTTCCTAAAGACTTGTGAAATGATTGGAGTTCCCCACGACGAGATCTTTCAAACAGTCGACTTATTCGACAGAAAAGACCCCTACCAGGTGAttgttttgttgatttcgttcTCCAGATTCGCCAACCAGATAAATAGTAGCATTCCCATAATAGGGCCTAGGGTTGCTAAGATCAAGCCTCCAGTGCCTAATAAACCGGTACGATTCCGGGCAAATTAA
- the IMD1 gene encoding inosine-5'-monophosphate dehydrogenase (EggNog:ENOG503NVXY; BUSCO:EOG09261T6U; COG:F) — protein MTVLDASKATEYLKDYKSKDGLDIKSLIDSANFGGLTYNDFLILPRLIDFPASNVNLETKLTKKISLKSPLLSAPMDTVTEEQMAIHMSLLGGIGILHHNCTADDQAEMVKKVKKYENGFINDPVVIAPEVTVGEVKKLKEVLGFTTFPVTENGQVGGKLVGIITSRDVQFHDDDKSTVKEVMTKAADLITGKKGIKLDEGNALLRKSKKGKLPIVDEEGNFVSLISLTDLQKNQSYPLASKSYHSKQLLCGASIGTLQADRERLAKLVDAGVDVVVIDSSNGSSLFQIEMLKYIKETYPELQVVAGNVVTREQAALLIEAGADALKIGMGSGSICITQEVMACGRPQGTAVYAVSEFANKFGIPTIADGGIGNIGHISKALALGASCVMMGGLLAGTSETPGEYFYRDGKRLKSYRGMGSIAAMQQTSSNANASTSRYFSEADKVLVAQGVSGSVVDKGSISKFIPYLYNGLQHSLQDIGIQSIGELREKVYEGEVRFEFRTASAQLEGGVHGLHSYEKTLHN, from the exons ATGACCGTGTTGGACGCAAGCAAAGCTACTGAATATTTGAAGGATTACAAATCAAAAGATGGCTTGGacatcaaatctttgattgACTCTGCcaattttggtggtttgaCTTACAATGattttttgattttgccAAGGTTGATTGACTTCCCAGCTTCCAACGTtaacttggaaaccaaattgaccaagaagatctCCTTGAAATCCCCACTTTTGTCTGCTCCTATGGATACCGTCACTGAAGAACAAATGGCTATTCATATGTCATTGTTGGGTGGTATTGGTATTCTTCATCACAACTGTACTGCTGATGATCAAGCTGAAATGGTCAAGAAGGTCAAGAAGTACGAAAACGGTTTCATCAACGATCCAGTGGTTATTGCTCCAGAAGTTACGGTTGGagaagtcaagaagttgaaggaagttTTGGGATTCACCACTTTCCCAGTTACTG AAAAtggtcaagttggtggaaaattGGTTGGTATTATTACCTCCAGAGATGTACAATTCCACGATGATGACAAGTCTACTGTCAAGGAAGTTATGACCAAGGCTGCTGACTTGATCACAGGAAAGAAGGGTATTAAGTTGGACGAAGGTAATGCTTTGTTGAGAAAGTCTAAGAAGGGTAAGTTGCcaattgttgatgaagaaggtaaCTTTGTATCTTTGATCTCTTTGACCGATTTGCAAAAAAACCAGTCTTACCCATTGGCTTCTAAATCTTACCACTCCAAGCAATTGTTGTGTGGTGCTTCTATTGGTACTCTTCAAGCCGACAGAGAAagattggccaagttggttgATGCTGGTGTCGATGTTGTCGTTATTGACTCTTCCAACGGTTCTTCTCTTTTCCAAATTgagatgttgaagtacATCAAGGAAACTTACCCTGAATTACAAGTTGTTGCTGGTAATGTTGTTACCAGAGAACAAGCCGCTTTGTTGATTGAAGCTGGTGCCGATGCCTTGAAGATTGGTATGGGTTCTGGTTCTATTTGTATCACCCAAGAAGTTATGGCTTGTGGTAGACCTCAAGGTACTGCTGTTTATGCTGTCAGTGAATTCGCCAACAAATTTGGTATTCCAACTATTGCTGATGGTGGTATTGGAAACATTGGTCACATTTCCAAGGCTTTGGCTTTGGGTGCTTCATGTGTTATGATGGGAGGTTTGTTAGCTGGTACCTCCGAAACTCCTGGGGAATACTTCTACAGGGATggaaagagattgaagtcTTACAGAGGTATGGGATCTATTGCTGCTATGCAACAAACTTCTTCCAATGCCAATGCTTCGACTTCTCGTTACTTCTCCGAAGCCGACAAGGTTTTGGTTGCTCAAGGTGTCTCTGGTTCTGTGGTTGATAAGGGATctatttccaagttcattcCTTACTTGTACAATGGATTACAACACTCTTTACAAGACATTGGTATTCAATCCATTGGTGAGTTAAGAGAAAAAGTTTACGAAGGGGAAGTTAGATTCGAATTCAGAACTGCTTCTGCTCAATTGGAAGGTGGTGTCCATGGATTGCACTCTTACGAAAAGACTTTGCATAACTAA
- the RTS1 gene encoding serine/threonine-protein phosphatase 2A 56 kDa regulatory subunit delta isoform (COG:T; BUSCO:EOG09261T98; EggNog:ENOG503NTWN) — protein MMKGFKNRLSRGSKSSNKKEKKEKDPKDLKKSTSQAPSSKPANGSLSSPNHSNSPSPSRTNSNSSIKSNNSASSSSTFNQSNPDSPSMLSPKQVSTPTLNQSPPTSNTNSPSIVISNDVEMEPHFDEINNRPVHSDDLEEDGSPLDSFKTGVHIASHSQQAHGHHGYNLNPNILSPNRESFDIDLIMAPKRHSSSRFEPTDHEEIVKLPSFNEVLPEEQIPLFIRKIDQCNVLFDFSDPTYDIRGKEIKRATLQELIQFISSNRFTYTEEMYKHVINMYKTNLFRPIPPPANPVGDLYDPDEDESVDELSWPHMQAIYEFFLRFIESPDFAHQIAKHYIDHDFILKLLELFDSEDSRERDCLKTTLHRIYGKFLSLRSFIRKSINNVFLQFVYETERFNGIGELLEILGSIINGFALPLKDEHKIFLIRVLMPLHKVKSLSMYHPQLAYCIVQFLEKDPLLTEDVIMSLLRFWPKINSQKEVMFLNEIEDIFEVMEPSEFLKIQIPLFAQLSKCISSSHFQVSEKVLMFWSNEYFLTLITENAEVILPIIFASLYELTNATQPSVSNGVMKQKLAENPGAVTDANRNLIDPGLNINNDGINGMNDMTDDEYYDSFSNAHHDLDYNSGLPPHNSATTNWNRSIHQLVFGALKVFMDHNVILYDHCTMLYHQSLEEQRVREAARKDGWNKIEEYVSKLKQQKGSDNFTSRNGEKVAGQ, from the coding sequence atgatgaaagGCTTCAAGAACAGACTTTCCAGAGGCTCGAAATCCTCCAATAaaaaggagaagaaggaaaaagACCCtaaggacttgaaaaaatcaaccTCCCAAGCTCCTTCATCTAAACCAGCAAATGGTTCCTTGTCGTCACCCAACCACTCCAattctccaagtccttcCAGGACCAATAGCAATTCGTCCATCAAATCCAATAACAGTGCTTCGTCGAGCTCGACTTTCAATCAGTCCAACCCTGACTCGCCATCCATGCTACTGCCCAAACAGGTTTCGACCCCAACTTTGAACCAGTCTCCTCCTacttcaaacacaaactcaCCAAGTATTGTTATCAGTAATGACGTGGAAATGGAGCCTcattttgatgaaatcaacaacagACCCGTCCACTCTGATGACTTGGAGGAAGACGGTTCTCCGTTGGATTCTTTCAAAACCGGTGTTCACATTGCTAGCCATTCTCAACAAGCCCATGGTCATCATGGTTACAACTTGAATCCAAACATACTTTCCCCCAATAGAGAGTCGTTTGACATTGACTTGATCATGGCTCCTAAGAGACACTCATCTTCCAGATTCGAACCAACCGACCATGAAGAAATCGTCAAATTGCCTAGCTTCAATGAAGTACTCCCTGAGGAACAAATTCCATTGTTCATTCGAAAAATTGACCAGTGTAACGTATTATTTGACTTTAGTGATCCAACCTACGATATTAGAGGcaaggaaatcaaaagaGCTACCTTACAGGAGTTAATTCAATTCATCCTGTCAAACAGGTTTACTTACACCGAGGAAATGTATAAGCATGTCATAAACATGTATAAAACCAATTTGTTTAGACCCATTCCTCCTCCTGCGAATCCTGTGGGAGATTTATATGATcctgatgaagatgaactGGTGGATGAATTAAGCTGGCCACACATGCAAGCTATCTATGAGTTCTTTTTGCGATTCATTGAAAGTCCTGATTTTGCTCACCAAATCGCCAAACACTATATCGACCAtgatttcatcttgaagttgttggaattaTTTGATAGTGAAGATTCAAGGGAAAGAGATTGCTTGAAAACCACTTTGCATAGAATTTATGGCAAATTCTTAAGTTTAAGAAGTTTCATCAGAAAGTCCATTAACAAtgtgtttcttcaatttgtgtATGAAACTGAGAGATTCAACGGAATTGGAGAATTATTGGAAATTTTGGGCTCCATTATCAATGGATTTGCATTACCTTTGAAGGATGAGCATAAGATCTTTTTGATCCGGGTATTGATGCCACTACATAAAGTTAAGAGCTTGTCGATGTATCATCCACAATTGGCATACTGTATTGTTCAGTTTTTGGAGAAAGACCCCCTCCTCACCGAAGACGTGATAATGTCATTACTTAGGTTCTGGCCCAAGATCAACTCTCAAAAAGAAgtgatgttcttgaatgaaattgaagacatATTTGAAGTAATGGAACCCAGcgagtttttgaagattcaaATTCCCTTGTTTGCTCAACTCTCAAAGTgtatttcatcatcacaTTTCCAAGTCAGTGAAAAAGTGTTGATGTTCTGGTCCAATGAGTACTTTTTAACGTTGATAACCGAGAATGCAGAAGTGATATTGCCTATTATCTTTGCATCCCTCTACGAATTAACCAATGCTACTCAACCTAGTGTCAGCAATGGAGTTAtgaaacaaaaacttgcaGAAAATCCTGGAGCTGTCACCGATGCCAACAGAAACTTGATTGACCCGGGattgaacatcaacaatgacGGTATCAATGGTATGAATGATATGACTGATGATGAATACTATGATTCATTCAGTAATGCCCATCATGATCTTGATTATAACAGCGGATTACCCCCCCATAACtctgccaccaccaactggAATCGTAGTATCCATCAGCTTGTGTTTGGTGCTTTGAAAGTGTTTATGGACCACAATGTCATTTTGTACGACCACTGTACTATGCTTTACCACCaatctttggaagaacaaagaGTTAGAGAAGCCGCTAGAAAAGACGGTTGGAACAAAATCGAAGAGTACGTGTCAAAGTTGAAACAGCAAAAGGGTCTGGATAACTTCACCTCAAGAAATGGTGAAAAGGTTGCTGGTCAATAG